A genomic region of bacterium contains the following coding sequences:
- a CDS encoding cation-transporting P-type ATPase, whose translation MRNPVRGETESLPNALAAGSEGLTSVEAASRLRRFGPNAVAEARPRRVSMLLRQFWGVIPWMLELALIIDLILGRRVEAVFIGALLALNAFLAFRQESRATTALALLRRRLTINARVRRDGRWRVLSAAELV comes from the coding sequence GTGCGAAACCCGGTCCGCGGTGAGACCGAATCGCTTCCGAATGCGCTCGCGGCCGGGTCCGAAGGATTGACCAGCGTGGAAGCAGCCAGCCGACTGCGGCGGTTCGGCCCCAACGCGGTGGCTGAAGCCCGCCCGCGCCGCGTCAGCATGCTGCTCCGCCAGTTCTGGGGCGTGATACCCTGGATGCTCGAGCTTGCGCTCATCATCGACCTGATCCTGGGCCGTCGGGTCGAGGCCGTCTTCATCGGTGCGCTGCTCGCGCTCAACGCATTCCTGGCGTTTCGCCAGGAGAGCCGGGCCACGACGGCCCTCGCGCTGCTTCGCCGGCGCCTGACGATCAACGCGCGCGTGCGGCGCGACGGCCGTTGGCGGGTGCTTTCCGCGGCCGAGCTCGTA